The DNA segment GAAATAGGCAAAAATGCGGCGAGATATGCTAAAGGCATGATGGTAAAGCCTATTTTGATTCAAAATGATTACATGGTGAGACCTAAATACCAAGTGAAAGCTGCTATAATGCATATAAAAGAGACGGAAAAGATATTGAAAAATGCTCAATCAATCCAATTGACGATAGACTTGTAAAAGTTGGGATGGTAAATATGGAAGAATATCCGCTATCAAAAAGTGCTTTTGATAAATTGGTGACAAAAACAGGCAAACATTTGAATGAAATAAATATTGAAAATGTAATGAAGGGAAACGTAAAACCCGATGATATCAAGATATCCAAAGAAGTGCTTTTAATGCAAGGGCAAATTGCAGAAAGATACGGCAGGCATCAGATGAAGGAGAATTTCACAAGAGCATCGGAGCTTACAGATGTTCCAGATGAAAAGATTTTGGAAATATATGAGAGCTTAAGGCCGTTTAGATCTACAAAGGAAGAGCTTATAAATCTTGCCTATGAATTAAGAGATAAGTACAATGCCATTAACTGTGCAAACTTGATACTTGAGGCTGCTGAAGTATATGAAAAAAGAAATATTTTGAAAACTTAAAGGGGCTTTTCAGATGAAACTCATAGCAGGTGTTGATATTGGCAATTCTACAACAGAAGTGTGTATAGCCGCTATTAAAGATGACAATACATTAGAATTTTTAAGCAGTTCCTTGACAGCTACGACAGGTGTAAAAGGCACTGTGGATAATGTGACAGGGGTTATTAATGGATTGACTGAGGCACTAAAAAAAATTGGCAAGAATATTAGGGATTTAAGCCTCATTAGAATCAATGAAGCCGCCCCAGTTGTCTGTGGTGCTGCTATGGAGACAATAACGGAAACTGTTATCACTGGTTCGACTATGATAGGTCATAATCCATCCACGCCGGGTGGTGTCGGACTTGGAGTAGGCGAGATAATACATATAAATGATTTAGCTGATGCTACTAAAGGCAAAAATTACATTGTGGTTATACCTAAGGAGATTGGCTATGAAGAAGCTTCAATAATGATAAACAAATCTTTTGAAAACGATATTGATGTAAAAGCTGCTATAGTTCAAAGCGATGAAGCAGTTTTAATCAACAACAGGCTTAAAAAGATTATACCAATTGTTGACGAAGTAAGGCAGATAGAAAAGATTCCATCGGGTGTTGTAGCGGCTGTAGAGGTGGCACCAGAAGGCAAGTCCATAAGCACGTTATCAAATCCTTATGGTATCGCAACAATATTTGACTTAACTCCAGAAGAGACAAAGTATGTCATACCGATTTCGAAAAGTTTGATGGGGAAAAAGTCAGCAGTTGTCATAAAAACACCGAGGGGACAAGTGAAAGAAAGAATAATTCCGGCTGGTAATCTCTTAATCATGGGGCCTACTATGTCATCAAAAGTAAGTGTTGATTCTGGTGCTGAAGCTATAATGGAATCAGTTGAAGAAGTCGGCACAATTGATGACGTAGAAGGTGAAGAAAATACAAATGTTGGGAATATGATAAAAAATCTAAAAAACAAGATGGCAAATATAACTGGGCAAAAAGTAGATAAGA comes from the Thermoanaerobacterium aotearoense genome and includes:
- a CDS encoding diol dehydratase small subunit translates to MEEYPLSKSAFDKLVTKTGKHLNEINIENVMKGNVKPDDIKISKEVLLMQGQIAERYGRHQMKENFTRASELTDVPDEKILEIYESLRPFRSTKEELINLAYELRDKYNAINCANLILEAAEVYEKRNILKT
- a CDS encoding diol dehydratase reactivase subunit alpha — protein: MKLIAGVDIGNSTTEVCIAAIKDDNTLEFLSSSLTATTGVKGTVDNVTGVINGLTEALKKIGKNIRDLSLIRINEAAPVVCGAAMETITETVITGSTMIGHNPSTPGGVGLGVGEIIHINDLADATKGKNYIVVIPKEIGYEEASIMINKSFENDIDVKAAIVQSDEAVLINNRLKKIIPIVDEVRQIEKIPSGVVAAVEVAPEGKSISTLSNPYGIATIFDLTPEETKYVIPISKSLMGKKSAVVIKTPRGQVKERIIPAGNLLIMGPTMSSKVSVDSGAEAIMESVEEVGTIDDVEGEENTNVGNMIKNLKNKMANITGQKVDKIKIKDIFAVDTTVPVKVEGGLAGETSMEKAVVLAAMVKTDTLPMIEIAEKLQRKLGVFVKIAGVEAVMATLGALTTPGTKLPLAILDIGGGSTDAALIDEKGIVKSIHMAGAGELVTMLIDSELGLNDRYLSEEIKRNPIGKVESLFHIRMENREIKFFDKPLNPRYYGRIVILKENDMIPVFKEDLTMEKIIYVRRQAKDKVFVKNAIRALKKIAPENNLRRIPNVVLVGGSALDFEIPEMILSELSKYKIIAGRGNIRKIEGPRNAVATGLVMSYLG